The following coding sequences lie in one Lemur catta isolate mLemCat1 chromosome 11, mLemCat1.pri, whole genome shotgun sequence genomic window:
- the LOC123647019 gene encoding leptin isoform X1, with amino-acid sequence MRCAPLCQFLWLWPYLSYVQAVPIGKVQDDTKTLIKTIVTRINDISHTQSVSSKQRVTGLDFIPGVHPVLSLSKMDQTLAIYQQILTSLPSRNVIQISNDLENLRDLLHLLASSKSCPLPWANGLDTLESLGSVLEASLYSTEVVALSRLQGSLQDMLQQLDLSPGC; translated from the exons ATGCGTTGTGCACCCCTGTGCCAGTTCCTGTGGCTCTGGCCCTATCTGTCCTACGTTCAAGCTGTGCCCATCGGAAAAGTCCAGGATGACACCAAAACCCTCATCAAGACAATTGTCACCAGGATCAATGACATTTCACACACG CAGTCGGTCTCCTCCAAACAGAGGGTCACCGGTTTGGACTTCATTCCTGGGGTCCACCCTGTCCTGAGCTTGTCCAAGATGGACCAGACGTTGGCGATCTACCAACAGATCCTCACCAGTCTGCCTTCCAGAAACGTGATCCAAATATCTAATGACCTGGAGAACCTCCGGGACCTTCTCCACCTGCTGGCCTCCTCCAAGAGCTGCCCCTTGCCCTGGGCCAATGGCCTGGACACCCTGGAGAGCCTGGGTAGTGTCCTGGAAGCCTCACTCTACTCCACGGAGGTGGTGGCCCTGAGCAGGCTGCAGGGGTCTCTGCAGGACATGCTGCAGCAGCTGGACCTCAGCCCCGGGTGCTGA
- the LOC123647019 gene encoding leptin isoform X2: MRCAPLCQFLWLWPYLSYVQAVPIGKVQDDTKTLIKTIVTRINDISHTSVSSKQRVTGLDFIPGVHPVLSLSKMDQTLAIYQQILTSLPSRNVIQISNDLENLRDLLHLLASSKSCPLPWANGLDTLESLGSVLEASLYSTEVVALSRLQGSLQDMLQQLDLSPGC; this comes from the exons ATGCGTTGTGCACCCCTGTGCCAGTTCCTGTGGCTCTGGCCCTATCTGTCCTACGTTCAAGCTGTGCCCATCGGAAAAGTCCAGGATGACACCAAAACCCTCATCAAGACAATTGTCACCAGGATCAATGACATTTCACACACG TCGGTCTCCTCCAAACAGAGGGTCACCGGTTTGGACTTCATTCCTGGGGTCCACCCTGTCCTGAGCTTGTCCAAGATGGACCAGACGTTGGCGATCTACCAACAGATCCTCACCAGTCTGCCTTCCAGAAACGTGATCCAAATATCTAATGACCTGGAGAACCTCCGGGACCTTCTCCACCTGCTGGCCTCCTCCAAGAGCTGCCCCTTGCCCTGGGCCAATGGCCTGGACACCCTGGAGAGCCTGGGTAGTGTCCTGGAAGCCTCACTCTACTCCACGGAGGTGGTGGCCCTGAGCAGGCTGCAGGGGTCTCTGCAGGACATGCTGCAGCAGCTGGACCTCAGCCCCGGGTGCTGA